One genomic window of Conger conger chromosome 9, fConCon1.1, whole genome shotgun sequence includes the following:
- the LOC133137711 gene encoding cortexin-3, producing the protein MGGEFLSSTLSAPGSASPAPSALTLEQKAAFVFVLLLFLLLGLLIVRCFRILLDPYRSMPSSTWTDYMEKDTFDYRIA; encoded by the coding sequence ATGGGCGGGGAGTTCCTGAGCAGCACGCTCTCGGCCCCGGGCTCCGCGTCGCCCGCGCCCTCCGCCCTCACGCTGGAGCAGAAGGCGGCCTTCGTCTTcgtcctgctcctcttcctcctgctgggCCTGCTCATCGTGCGCTGCTTCCGGATCCTTCTGGACCCCTATCGTAGCATGCCCTCCTCCACCTGGACCGACTACATGGAGAAGGACACCTTCGACTACCGCATCGCGTGA